TCACGGGCGCCACGACCATCGGCTTCCGGCCCCGGCTGCCCGCCCCGGCGCGGCTCGTGGGCTACCCCAACACCTCCGAACAGCCCCTGGAGTGCAGCAACACCGCCGTCGCGGCCGGCCCGACGCAGCTGCGCCTGGACTGCGCGGACGTACCGAACGGCACCAGCGGCGGCCCGGTGCTGACCGGCGGGGACACCCTGATCGGGGTGATCGGGGGCCGCGACGGGGGCGGCGACGAACGGACCTCGTACAGCAGCTACTTCGGCGACGGAGTCGAGGCGCTGTACGAACGGGCCGTCACCCCGTAGCCCCGACCCGGCAGGATCCGTTCACCCCGGGGCGGCCCGACGGGCGAGGTCCGACGGACACCGGCCGGTCGGACCCGGGAGCCGGTCGCGCCGCGGTCGCGCAGATCACCCGGCGCGGCCTAGGCCGTCTCTTTCGGATCTTGCCGGGCCCCCGGCGGCGCGTGGTGGGACGGGTACGGGGTGGTGTGCGGGGAGGCCGGCCGGCGCCAGCGGGACAGGACGCGGAGCATCGTGGCCGGGCCCAGCAGGGTGTCCGGCGTCGCGGACAGGGACAGCACCCCGAAGAAGCGGGCGGCCACGGCCGGGTCGGCGTTGGCGCCGACGATCACGCGGGACATGTAGCGCTGCATGATCCGGGTGGTGCGGTCCGGTGGCGGGCCGTCTGTCTGCGGGTAGCGCAGGTCCTCGCTCGTGGCGATCTGCCAGGCCGTCTCGGCCGCGGCCGCGGTGCTGCGCTGGATCCGCCGCACCGCCCCCGGGACCTCCCGCGGGGACAGGGTGCGCAGTTCCTCGCGCAGGGCGTCCGCGGCCAGGGCGGCCACGGTCATCCCGTGCCCGTACACGGGGTTGAAGCGGCAGGCCGCGTCGCCGAGGACCAGGAAGCCGTCGGGTGCGTGCTCCAGGCGCTCGTAGTGGCGGCGTTCGTTCGCGGTGTTGCGGAAGCCGACCGGCGAGGACAGGGGCTGCGCGTCGCGGAGGGCGTCGTGCAGGGCGGGGCTGCGCAGGCTGCGGGCGAAGCCGAGGAACTCCTCCTCCGCGGTGGGCGGGGCGTGGTCGCCGTTGCCGATGAGCGTCGCCAGCCACCGGTCGCCCTCCAGCGGGACCAGCACGCCGCCGCGCGGGCTGTCGGGACGGCCCTGCACGTACATCCCCCGCCAGCGGCGCGCGGGGTCGGGCGGGACGGCGTAGGAGCGGCTGGAGTAGCCGAGCCGGGAGTCGTAGCGGGTGGTCGCGGGGACGGGGTGGCCGAGGGCGGCGAGCCAGTCGGGGGCCCTGGAGGTGCGTCCGGTCGCGTCGACCACGAGCCGGGCCGGCAGCCGTTCGCCGCTCCGCAGTTCCACGCCGGCCACCGAGCGGCCGTCCGCAGCGGCCACCAGCCCGGTGGCCGTGCACCGCGCCCGTACGCGGATCCGGGCGTCGCGCAGCACCTGGCCGCGCAGGGTCCGGTCGAGCAGTTCCCGGCTGCCGAGCAGGGCCCGGGCGCCGTGCACCGGGAGGAACCAGTCGGCGGGGCTGAGCCACAGGAAGTCGCGGGGCAGGTCCAGCAGGACCGCCCCGCCCGCGAGCAGGCGCGCCGTGGTGCCGGGCAGCAGGTCCTCGATCAGGTCCACGCCCTTGGACCACAGCACGTGCGCGTGCCGCGACTGCGGGACACCGGGCCGGAAGGCCGGTCCGGAGTCGGGGAGTTCGTCCCGTTCGACCACGGTGACGCGGTCGAAACGCTCGGCCAGGACCCGCGCCGCCAGCAGCCCGGCCACGCCCGCTCCGAGGACCACGGCGCCGTCGCGGGGTTCCGGGTGGTCGTCCATGTCGTCGTCCATGCGGCCGAGTCTCCGGCGCGGCGGGGCGCTGCGGTCAGGTCCCGGCCGGGGCGCACGGACTCACACCGGGGCGCCCGGGGAAGCCCTGCCGGGGCGGCCGGGTCCGCGGGGCCGGGGCGTCAGCGCGGCAGGGAGGCGTACGAGACGCCCGTGAGCCGCTCGGAGGCGGCCCAGAGGCGCTCGCCGGAGGCGTCGTCCAGGGTCCACTTCGCCCGCCGGGAGCGCGCGGGCGCGCCGCGCCAGCCGAACCGCGGCCCGATGAACTCGTCCGGGCGGACCCCGGGCGCGGTGGCGGCGTAGAGCGTGGGCAGGGCGCCCGAGGCGGCGGGCTGGGCGAGGAGCGCGTTGCCGGCCGCCGTCATCCGCGAGGTGAGGGTGGGACCCTCCAGCCGCGCGGCGCCGGCGTGCAGGTTGCTGGAGGCGTAGCCGGGGTGGGCGGCGGCCGGGACGATCGTCTCGCGGGCTTCGGTGAAGCGGCGGGCCAGCTCGTGGGTGAACAGCAGGTTGGCGGTCTTGGATCGGCCGTAGGCGGTCCAGCGGCGGTAGTCGCGCTCACTGCCGAGGTCGTCGTGATCGATGTCGCCGAGGGCGTGGAAGGCGCTGGAGACGTTGACGATCCGGGCGCCGGGGGCGGCGGCGCGCAGCCGCGGCAGCAGCAGTCCGGTCAGGGCGAAGTGTCCGAGGTGGTTGACGCCGAACTGGGTCTCGAAGCCGTCGGCGGTGCGGCCGTAGGGCAGTGCCATCACCCCGGCGTTGTTCACCAGCAGGTCCAGGGAGGCGTGGCGGCGGCCGTACCCCTGCGCGAACTCCCGTACGGACGAGAGGTCGGCGAGGTCCAGCTCGGTGAACTCCACCTCGGCGGCCGGGACTTCGGTACGCAGCCGGATCACGGCGGCGCGGCCCCGGGCGGCGCTGCGGCAGGCCAGCACCACGACCGCGCCGCGCCGGGCGAGCTCGCGGGCGGTGACGTAGCCGATCCCGCTGTTGGCGCCGGTCACGACCGCGGTGCGGCCGCTCTGGTCCGGGATGTGCGTGGCGTTCCAGCCGGGCATGGCGTCTCCCTCTCGCGACACGGATGGTTACCTGGGGTAATTGACCCCGCCCACCCTACTCGGGCCCCCCGGAGCCCCCGCGCGGCCCCACAGCCCCTCCAGGCCGTCGCGTCGGCCCGGTCGGCCCGGTCGGCGCGGTCGTGGCCGCCACCGGCACGCCCCCGGCCGGGAGCCGGCCGTGGAGCACGGTACGGCCCGTGCGCCGCCGCAGGATCAGCCGGGCCCCGAGCGGCACCTTCAGCTGTCGGCCACCGCACCCGGGCCGAGCCCGGTGAGCGCGGCCGGCTGCGGCGTGGCCTCCGTCCGGCCTCCGTCCGGTACGCGGCCGGGCTGCTGGTGCGGGAGCGCCCGGGGGTCCTGCACGCGGACGGCACCCAGGGCCGGGCGCTCGGGCTCCGCTCGGCCGGGATGCCGGCCGCGCGGGGCGGGTGCGCGGCCCCCGCCGGAACGGTCCCCCGGTACACCTCCCCGTCGACCGCGATCACCGCCCCGGCCTCGGCTTCGGTCCTGGTCACCCTGGTCCTCGAACCGCGGCCGCGCCCCAGTAGGCTGCGGGTCCGCCCCCCGCGTCCCCGCGTCCCCCTACTCCCGTTCCCCTACTCCCGTTCCCCGAGGTACCGCGCCGTGAGCTCCGCACCGCCCCCCTTGCCCGTGACGGTCGTCGGCCTCGGCGCCGACGGCTGGGCCGGGCTCGCCGCCACCGCGCGCTCGGCGCTCGGCTCCGCCGAGGTGCTGATCGGCGGGCCGCGGCAGCTGGCCCTGCTGCCCGCCGCCGAGTGCGCCGGGGAGCGGGTGGCATGGCCGAGCCCGCTGCGCCCGGCCGTGCCCCGGCTGATGGCGGAGCACGCGGGCCGCCGGATCGCGGTACTGGCCAGCGGCGACCCGCTCTTCTACGGGATCGGCCGCGCCCTCGCGCAGGAGCTCGGCCCGGACGCGCTGCGGATCCTGCCGCACCCCTCGTCGGTGTCGTACGCCTGCGCCCGCCTGGGCTGGCCGGTGGAGGAGACCGAGGTCGTCACGGTGGTCGGCCGTCCCGTGGCCAGGGTCGCGGCGGCCCTGCACGACGGGCGGCGCGTCCTGGTGCTCAGCGCGGGTGCCGGTTCCCCGGGGGAGATCGCCGCGCTGCTGCGCGAGCGCGGCTTCGGCCCGAGCCGGATGCGGGTGCTGGAGCGGCTCGGCGCCCCGGAGGAGGACGCGTACGAGGGGCGCGCGGACGCCTGGGAGCACCCGCCGGGCGACCCGCTGAACGTGGTGGCCGTGGAGTGCCGCCGGGACCCGGCCCATGCGGGGCCGCGGATCGGTGCGACCCCCGGACTGCCGGACGGCGCGTACGAGCACGACGGGCAGCTCACGAAGCGGCACGTCCGGGCGGCGACCCTGTGTGCGCTCGCCCCGGCCCCCGGCGAGCTGCTGTGGGACATCGGCGGCGGCTCCGGTTCCATCGGCATCGAGTGGATGCGCACCCACCCGTCGTGCCGGGCGGTGACCGTGGAGCGGGTGCCGGAGCGGGCCGAGCGGATCGCCCGCAACGCGGCGTCGCTCGGCGTGCCCGGCCTGCGCGTGGTCGTCGGCGCCGCCCCCGAGGCGCTCTCCGCGCTCCCGGCCCCCGACGCGGTGTTCATCGGCGGCGGCCTGACCGCGCCGGGCCTGCTCGACACGGTCTGGTCGGCGCTGGCGCCCGGCGGGCGGCTGGTGGTCAACACGGTGACGCTGGAGTCGGAGGCCGTGCTGGCCGAGCGGTACCGGCGCCACGGCGGCGAGTTGGTGAAGCTGGCGGTCGCGCACGCGGTGCCGGTCGGCGGGTTCACGGGCTGGCGGCAGGCGATGGCGGTCACCCAGTGGTCGGTCACCAAGCCCGCGCCGTCCCCCGCGGACGCCGGGGACCACCACCACGGCCGACACGACGAACACCACCACCACGACAACCACGGCAAGCACGGCAACCACGACGACAAGGCCCACGAGGCCGACGAGGCGAAGGAGAACGAGCGCTCATGACCGTGTACTTCATCGGTGCGGGCCCCGGCGCCGCCGACCTGATCACGGTGCGCGGTGCCCGGACCCTGGCCGCCGCCCCCGTCTGCCTGTACGCGGGCAGCCTCGTCCCGCGCGAACTGCTCGCCGAGTGCCCGCCGGACGCCCGGCTGGTCGACACCTCGCAGCTCGATCTGGACGCGATCGTCGGCGAGTTCACCGCGGCCCACGCGGCCGGCCTGGACGTGGCGCGGCTGCACTCCGGGGACCCGTCGGTCTTCAGCGCGGTCGCGGAGCAGATGCGCAGGCTCGACGCGGCCGGCATCCCGTACGAGGTGGTCCCGGGCGTACCGGCCTTCGCCGCGGCCGCGGCCGCCCTGAAGCGGGAGCTGACCGTCCCGACCGTCGGCCAGACCGTGATCCTGACCCGGGTCGCGCAGCAGGCGACCCCCATGCCCCCGGGCGAGGACCTGGCGACGCTGGGCCGCAGCGGCGCGCTGCTGGTGCTGCACCTGGCGACCCGTTACGCGGACCGGGTCGTCGAGGAACTCCTGCCGCACTACGGGGCCGAGTGCCCCGCGGCGGTCGTCGCGATGGCCAGCCGGCCCGACGAACTGGTGCTGCGCGGCACCCTCGCCGACATCGCGGACCAGGTGAAGGCGGCGGGCCTGGTGCGCACCGCGGTCATCCTGGTCGGCCGCACCCTCGGGGCGGAGCAGTTCCGCGACAGCCACCTGTACTCCCCCGAGCGCGACCGGCATGCCTGCTGAACCGGGCCGTCCCGCGTCCCGCCACGTCCTGATCCTGGGCGGTACGACCGAGGCCCGCGGCCTGGCGGAGGCACTGGCCGGCGCGGCGGCGGCCCCGGCGCGGGAGCCGGCCGGTGCGCCGCGGCCGGTCCGCGTCACGACCTCCCTCGCCGGGCGGGTCGCCGCACCGGTGCTGCCGCCGGGGGGCACCCGCGTGGGCGGGTTCGGCGGCGCCGCGGGGCTCGCGGCCTGGACCGCCGCCCACGGCGTCACGCACCTCGTCGACGCCACGCACCCCTTCGCGGAGCGGATGAGCTTCCACGCGGCCGCGGCCCACGCCCTGACGGGCGTCCCGCTGCTCGCGCTGCGGCGACCCGGCTGGAGCCCGGGGCCGGACGACGACTGGACCTTCACCGGGTCGCTCGGCGGGGCCGCGGACCTGCTGGCCTCCCGGGGCCGCGCCCGGGTGTTCCTGACCACCGGCCGGATGGGGCTGCACCACTTCGCGCACCT
Above is a window of Streptomyces subrutilus DNA encoding:
- a CDS encoding NAD(P)/FAD-dependent oxidoreductase — its product is MDDDMDDHPEPRDGAVVLGAGVAGLLAARVLAERFDRVTVVERDELPDSGPAFRPGVPQSRHAHVLWSKGVDLIEDLLPGTTARLLAGGAVLLDLPRDFLWLSPADWFLPVHGARALLGSRELLDRTLRGQVLRDARIRVRARCTATGLVAAADGRSVAGVELRSGERLPARLVVDATGRTSRAPDWLAALGHPVPATTRYDSRLGYSSRSYAVPPDPARRWRGMYVQGRPDSPRGGVLVPLEGDRWLATLIGNGDHAPPTAEEEFLGFARSLRSPALHDALRDAQPLSSPVGFRNTANERRHYERLEHAPDGFLVLGDAACRFNPVYGHGMTVAALAADALREELRTLSPREVPGAVRRIQRSTAAAAETAWQIATSEDLRYPQTDGPPPDRTTRIMQRYMSRVIVGANADPAVAARFFGVLSLSATPDTLLGPATMLRVLSRWRRPASPHTTPYPSHHAPPGARQDPKETA
- a CDS encoding oxidoreductase, yielding MPGWNATHIPDQSGRTAVVTGANSGIGYVTARELARRGAVVVLACRSAARGRAAVIRLRTEVPAAEVEFTELDLADLSSVREFAQGYGRRHASLDLLVNNAGVMALPYGRTADGFETQFGVNHLGHFALTGLLLPRLRAAAPGARIVNVSSAFHALGDIDHDDLGSERDYRRWTAYGRSKTANLLFTHELARRFTEARETIVPAAAHPGYASSNLHAGAARLEGPTLTSRMTAAGNALLAQPAASGALPTLYAATAPGVRPDEFIGPRFGWRGAPARSRRAKWTLDDASGERLWAASERLTGVSYASLPR
- the cbiE gene encoding precorrin-6y C5,15-methyltransferase (decarboxylating) subunit CbiE encodes the protein MSSAPPPLPVTVVGLGADGWAGLAATARSALGSAEVLIGGPRQLALLPAAECAGERVAWPSPLRPAVPRLMAEHAGRRIAVLASGDPLFYGIGRALAQELGPDALRILPHPSSVSYACARLGWPVEETEVVTVVGRPVARVAAALHDGRRVLVLSAGAGSPGEIAALLRERGFGPSRMRVLERLGAPEEDAYEGRADAWEHPPGDPLNVVAVECRRDPAHAGPRIGATPGLPDGAYEHDGQLTKRHVRAATLCALAPAPGELLWDIGGGSGSIGIEWMRTHPSCRAVTVERVPERAERIARNAASLGVPGLRVVVGAAPEALSALPAPDAVFIGGGLTAPGLLDTVWSALAPGGRLVVNTVTLESEAVLAERYRRHGGELVKLAVAHAVPVGGFTGWRQAMAVTQWSVTKPAPSPADAGDHHHGRHDEHHHHDNHGKHGNHDDKAHEADEAKENERS
- the cobM gene encoding precorrin-4 C(11)-methyltransferase; this encodes MTVYFIGAGPGAADLITVRGARTLAAAPVCLYAGSLVPRELLAECPPDARLVDTSQLDLDAIVGEFTAAHAAGLDVARLHSGDPSVFSAVAEQMRRLDAAGIPYEVVPGVPAFAAAAAALKRELTVPTVGQTVILTRVAQQATPMPPGEDLATLGRSGALLVLHLATRYADRVVEELLPHYGAECPAAVVAMASRPDELVLRGTLADIADQVKAAGLVRTAVILVGRTLGAEQFRDSHLYSPERDRHAC
- a CDS encoding cobalt-precorrin-6A reductase, whose product is MPAEPGRPASRHVLILGGTTEARGLAEALAGAAAAPAREPAGAPRPVRVTTSLAGRVAAPVLPPGGTRVGGFGGAAGLAAWTAAHGVTHLVDATHPFAERMSFHAAAAHALTGVPLLALRRPGWSPGPDDDWTFTGSLGGAADLLASRGRARVFLTTGRMGLHHFAHLTDPWFLVRSVDPPAAPAPPRLEVLLDRGPFTLAGERELLDRHRVDVLVTKDSGGSATAPKLVAAREAGLPVLVVRRPAAPQGVPEADSVAAALRWLARTP